A single region of the Maniola jurtina chromosome 6, ilManJurt1.1, whole genome shotgun sequence genome encodes:
- the LOC123866470 gene encoding agrin-like isoform X2, which yields MKILIGTLVLVVWCTHVILVVATSTAAPSCSCPRIFRPVCGSDNVTYANNCTFNCTSNYYNKIGIKPIFIDYQGSCREPCVCTEQYAPVCGSDNKTYSNECNLNCTNRELENNNQNLITVAYKGVCVAPCVCTREYDPVCGSDGKTYGNNCTFNCENKKRAANGEQSLLLTNYGECRKSCICKQIYEPVCGSDGITYSNKCAFDCENEARKAYGQPLLTSTTGECFNGCFCTLNYAPVCGKDGKTYGNGCELGCTNKERKRNQLPPIEVDYPGECRTPPTILCPFIYNPVCGSNGITYSNECFMNATNQENTYRGLPAITIISQGECPASCFCPDIYQPICGTDGRTYPSLCHLGCTNRDRKIQRKPLIKRRSDGECPEVCNCSTVISPVCGSDGETYANLCVLGCESKKRERNGQTPLTVFSYEECEVPCFCLEVYQPVCGSDNNTYSNECELGCENDRRVRSGLEPLKQVNEGECVLSICYLIYSPVCGTDNVTYSNDCFLNIASRQNVINGLDPISIKSQGECRDDTCSCTAVYQPVCGSDGNTYPNECELQCENQKRFENGLDPLNVTNGECNPCICPLILLPVCGTDGITYPNECSLNCVNEENKRIGQKESNISEICIAYDGECRDPADCFCEAIYDPICGSDGITYPNKCTFDCKNQEYRKTKKQQITMEHEGECGKPCA from the exons ATGAAGATTCTAATAG GAACATTAGTGCTCGTCGTGTGGTGCACGCACGTTATACTCGTAGTTGCGACGTCCACAGCAGCGCCTTCCTGTTCTTGTCCTAGAATCTTCAGACCTGTTTGCGGCAGCGACAACGTTACCTACGCGAATAATTGCACATTTAACTGTACCAGTAACTACTATAACAAAATTGGTATAAAACCAATATTTATAGATTATCAGGGATCATGTAGAGAGCCTTGTGTGTGTACAGAGCAGTACGCGCCGGTGTGTGGCAGTGATAATAAAACTTACTCCAATGAATGTAATTTAAACTGTACGAACAGGGAGCTCGAAAATAACAATCAAAATCTAATAACAGTAGCATACAAAGGCGTATGTGTCGCTCCATGTGTCTGCACAAGAGAGTATGACCCAGTCTGTGGAAGTGATGGTAAAACTTATGGGAACAATTGTACGTTCAATTGTGAAAACAAAAAAAGAGCAGCAAATGGCGAGCAAAGTCTTCTACTAACAAATTACGGAGAATGTCGTAAGTCTTGTATATGCAAACAAATTTACGAACCTGTTTGTGGTAGCGACGGAATAACGTATTCAAACAAATGTGCGTTCGACTGTGAAAATGAAGCACGTAAAGCATATGGCCAACCACTGCTCACGTCGACTACAGGTGAATGTTTCAACGGTTGTTTCTGCACACTAAATTACGCCCCAGTGTGCGGTAAAGATGGTAAAACTTATGGTAATGGTTGCGAGCTCGGTTGCACGAACAAAGAACGTAAACGTAACCAACTACCTCCTATTGAAGTTGATTACCCAGGCGAATGTCGTACACCTCCTACAATATTATGTCCTTTCATTTATAACCCAGTATGTGGTTCCAATGGCATTACATATTCAAATGAGTGTTTTATGAATGCTACTAACCAAGAAAACACTTACAGGGGTCTTCCTGCAATTACGATTATCAGCCAAG GTGAATGCCCTGCCAGTTGCTTCTGTCCAGACATTTATCAACCCATATGCGGTACTGATGGTAGAACATACCCAAGTTTATGTCATTTGGGATGTACAAACAGAGATAGGAAAATACAACGAAAACCTCTTATTAAGAGACGAAGTGACGGAGAGTGCCCTGAAGTGTGTAATTGTTCCACCGTAATTAGCCCGGTTTGTGGAAGTGATGGCGAAACCTATGCAAACCTCTGTGTATTGGGCTGTGAAAGCAAGAAACGTGAGCGTAACGGACAAACTCCTCTTACAGTTTTTAGTTATGAAGAGTGCGAGGTCCCTTGTTTCTGCTTAGAAGTATATCAGCCAGTTTGTGGGAGCGATAACAACACATACTCCAACGAGTGTGAACTTGGATGTGAAAATGATAGAAGGGTCAGATCCGGATTAGAGCCACTTAAACAAGTCAATGAAGGGGAGTGTGTTTTAAGCATTTGCTATCTGATTTATTCTCCAGTGTGTGGCACTGATAATGTGACATATTCCAACGATTGTTTCCTCAACATCGCCAGCCGACAAAATGTTATAAATGGTCTTGATCCGATCAGTATCAAGAGCCAAGGTGAATGCCGCGATGACACGTGCTCATGCACTGCTGTGTACCAACCAGTATGTGGAAGCGATGGGAATACCTATCCTAACGAATGCGAACTCCAATGCGAAAACCAAAAGCGGTTCGAGAATGGACTAGATCCTCTAAATGTAACTAATGGTGAGTGTAATCCGTGCATTTGTCCTCTCATACTTTTACCCGTTTGTGGTACAGACGGTATAACATATCCTAATGAATGCAGCCTTAACTGCGTaaatgaagaaaataaaagGATTGGACAGAAAGAATCCAATATCTCAGAAATATGCATAGCCTATGACGGAGAGTGTCGTGATCCTGCTGATTGTTTTTGTGAAGCTATTTACGATCCAATATGCGGAAGTGACGGCATAACTTATCCAAACAAATGCACATTTGATTGCAAAAATCAAGAATACAGGAAAActaaaaaacaacaaataacaatgGAACATGAAGGCGAATGCGGAAAACCTTGCGCTTAG
- the LOC123866282 gene encoding serine protease inhibitor dipetalogastin-like — MQILNIGILGVLTLFQAAQIRCYDFMNKKPVIQPFVCPCEYNFDPVCGSDGVTYTNRCLLECYSNNGEQTGQPPVTECTDGVTCSDCVCQSIYLPVCSMSGQTYPNECELSCENHRRAQGKRSLEYLAYRAACLGPPGECSTIASPVCGSDNIQYRNLCVLNCANGNAKTKGLPPIEFKNVGACLDACQCPDMQDPVCGSDGIQYDNPCEIACQNRKQTCSLSGPIVPNPSKLCLPCMCPLVYNPVCGTDGKLEPKTFPNPCELNCEAERTKNPSLSVIAFGVCTSCYCTEQYRPVCGTDCKTYTNECELRCANNRRPKSDPAISMFHSGPCQVENCDCSYCGTEYMPLCGSDGVTYWNLCWLNCNSDCSKKQSGKQIFLASRGSCSL; from the exons ATGCAGATACTAAATATag GAATACTTGGTGTATTAACATTATTCCAAGCTGCACAGATAAGATGCTACGACTTCATGAATAAAAAACCAGTTATCCAGCCGTTCGTGTGTCCCTGTGAGTATAACTTCGATCCCGTCTGCGGCTCTGACGGGGTCACATACACCAACCGATGTTTGCTCGAATGCTACAGCAACAACGGCGAGCAGACGGGCCAACCGCCAGTCACCGAGTGCACTGACGGCGTCACGTGCAGCGATTGTGTTTGCCAATCGATATACCTCCCAGTGTGCAGCATGAGCGGTCAAACGTACCCTAACGAATGCGAGTTGTCATGTGAGAACCACAGACGCGCGCAGGGGAAACGATCTCTCGAATACCTCGCGTACAGAGCCGCTTGCCTCGGCCCTCCCGGCGAGTGCTCGACCATCGCATCCCCCGTATGCGGCTCCGACAACATTCAGTACAGAAACCTTTGCGTACTCAACTGCGCTAACGGCAACGCCAAAACTAAAGGTCTACCTCCGATCGAGTTCAAGAACGTAGGAGCCTGTCTAGATGCATGCCAGTGCCCCGATATGCAGGACCCCGTTTGTGGAAGCGATGGCATCCAATATGATAACCCCTGCGAAATCGCGTGTCAGAATAGGAAGCAGACTTGCTCTTTAAGTGGCCCGATCGTGCCGAACCCGTCCAAATTATGTCTGCCGTGTATGTGCCCGTTAGTATATAACCCCGTGTGTGGGACTGATGGTAAACTAGAGCCGAAGACATTCCCGAATCCGTGCGAGCTTAATTGTGAGGCTGAACGCACTAAAAATCCTTCCTTAAGCGTTATAGCTTTCGGTGTTTGCACGTCGTGTTACTGTACGGAACAGTACCGGCCGGTTTGTGGCACTGACTGTAAAACATATACAAATGAGTGTGAGCTGAGATGCGCTAACAATCGTCGCCCGAAGAGTGACCCGGCTATAAGCATGTTCCACTCCGGTCCGTGCCAGGTGGAGAACTGCGATTGCAGTTACTGCGGCACGGAGTATATGCCACTGTGCGGCAGCGACGGCGTCACCTACTGGAACTTGTGCTGGTTGAACTGCAACAGCGACTGCAGCAAGAAGCAGAGTGGCAAACAAATATTCCTGGCTTCGAGAGGTTCATGTTCCCTCTGA
- the LOC123866470 gene encoding agrin-like isoform X1, producing MKILIGTLVLVVWCTHVILVVATSTAAPSCSCPRIFRPVCGSDNVTYANNCTFNCTSNYYNKIGIKPIFIDYQGSCREPCVCTEQYAPVCGSDNKTYSNECNLNCTNRELENNNQNLITVAYKGVCVAPCVCTREYDPVCGSDGKTYGNNCTFNCENKKRAANGEQSLLLTNYGECRKSCICKQIYEPVCGSDGITYSNKCAFDCENEARKAYGQPLLTSTTGECFNGCFCTLNYAPVCGKDGKTYGNGCELGCTNKERKRNQLPPIEVDYPGECRTPPTILCPFIYNPVCGSNGITYSNECFMNATNQENTYRGLPAITIISQGECPQVCNCPLNYAPVCGEDNKTYGNDCELGCTNTERRRLGKPPIQAISPGECPEPKFCPAVYSPVCGSNGVTYPNECLLKAASRDNIKRSLSPIEIKSPGECPTSCGCLPVYKPVCGSDGNTYSNKCQFGCKNKQLLKEGQALITISSEGECPDCICPAVVLPVCGNDGKTYPNECQLICESRKRERSGQPPICNITDGECPDSCKYPGVYQPVCGSDDNTYSNQCWLDIENKRRTNNGQQPLTINYEGECVVPCPCILLYAPVCGDDGETYGNSCQLDCKNKERISRKQPTINITSQGVCPEPFICPKIYQPVCGSDGITYLSECFLNRANKENVNTTRNPVTIQSQGECVAPCICPLYFVYQPVCGSDGKTYSSVCELNCENLARERSYQPLLTVSSEGECPASCFCPDIYQPICGTDGRTYPSLCHLGCTNRDRKIQRKPLIKRRSDGECPEVCNCSTVISPVCGSDGETYANLCVLGCESKKRERNGQTPLTVFSYEECEVPCFCLEVYQPVCGSDNNTYSNECELGCENDRRVRSGLEPLKQVNEGECVLSICYLIYSPVCGTDNVTYSNDCFLNIASRQNVINGLDPISIKSQGECRDDTCSCTAVYQPVCGSDGNTYPNECELQCENQKRFENGLDPLNVTNGECNPCICPLILLPVCGTDGITYPNECSLNCVNEENKRIGQKESNISEICIAYDGECRDPADCFCEAIYDPICGSDGITYPNKCTFDCKNQEYRKTKKQQITMEHEGECGKPCA from the exons ATGAAGATTCTAATAG GAACATTAGTGCTCGTCGTGTGGTGCACGCACGTTATACTCGTAGTTGCGACGTCCACAGCAGCGCCTTCCTGTTCTTGTCCTAGAATCTTCAGACCTGTTTGCGGCAGCGACAACGTTACCTACGCGAATAATTGCACATTTAACTGTACCAGTAACTACTATAACAAAATTGGTATAAAACCAATATTTATAGATTATCAGGGATCATGTAGAGAGCCTTGTGTGTGTACAGAGCAGTACGCGCCGGTGTGTGGCAGTGATAATAAAACTTACTCCAATGAATGTAATTTAAACTGTACGAACAGGGAGCTCGAAAATAACAATCAAAATCTAATAACAGTAGCATACAAAGGCGTATGTGTCGCTCCATGTGTCTGCACAAGAGAGTATGACCCAGTCTGTGGAAGTGATGGTAAAACTTATGGGAACAATTGTACGTTCAATTGTGAAAACAAAAAAAGAGCAGCAAATGGCGAGCAAAGTCTTCTACTAACAAATTACGGAGAATGTCGTAAGTCTTGTATATGCAAACAAATTTACGAACCTGTTTGTGGTAGCGACGGAATAACGTATTCAAACAAATGTGCGTTCGACTGTGAAAATGAAGCACGTAAAGCATATGGCCAACCACTGCTCACGTCGACTACAGGTGAATGTTTCAACGGTTGTTTCTGCACACTAAATTACGCCCCAGTGTGCGGTAAAGATGGTAAAACTTATGGTAATGGTTGCGAGCTCGGTTGCACGAACAAAGAACGTAAACGTAACCAACTACCTCCTATTGAAGTTGATTACCCAGGCGAATGTCGTACACCTCCTACAATATTATGTCCTTTCATTTATAACCCAGTATGTGGTTCCAATGGCATTACATATTCAAATGAGTGTTTTATGAATGCTACTAACCAAGAAAACACTTACAGGGGTCTTCCTGCAATTACGATTATCAGCCAAGGTGAATGTCCCCAGGTCTGTAACTGTCCACTAAATTACGCTCCAGTGTGCGGTGAAGACAATAAAACTTATGGTAATGATTGCGAACTTGGTTGTACAAACACAGAACGTCGGCGTCTAGGAAAACCACCTATTCAAGCTATTAGTCCAGGTGAATGTCCTGAACCTAAATTTTGCCCTGCAGTTTACAGTCCGGTGTGTGGGTCCAATGGCGTAACCTATCCGAATGAATGTTTACTCAAAGCTGCCAGCAGAGACAATATCAAGAGAAGTCTTTCTCCAATTGAGATTAAGAGTCCAGGTGAATGTCCAACTTCTTGTGGCTGTCTACCCGTTTATAAACCCGTATGTGGTAGTGACGGTAACACATACTCAAATAAATGTCAGTTCGGGTGCAAAAATAAGCAACTTCTAAAAGAAGGTCAAGCACTAATCACTATATCAAGCGAAGGGGAATGTCCTGACTGTATTTGTCCCGCGGTGGTTCTTCCAGTTTGTGGTAATGACGGCAAAACGTACCCTAACGAATGTCAGTTAATTTGCGAGAGTAGAAAACGTGAACGTAGCGGACAGCCACCTATTTGTAACATCACTGACGGAGAATGCCCTGATTCTTGCAAATATCCAGGAGTATATCAGCCTGTCTGTGGCAGCGATGATAATACTTATTCTAACCAATGCTGGTTGGATATTGAAAACAAAAGAAGAACGAACAACGGACAACAGCCCTTAACGATAAATTATGAAGGTGAGTGTGTTGTACCCTGTCCTTGCATTCTTCTGTACGCTCCAGTGTGTGGCGACGATGGTGAAACCTACGGTAATAGCTGCCAACTCGATTGCAAGAACAAAGAGCGTATCAGTAGAAAACAACCAACCATTAACATAACAAGTCAAGGAGTATGTCCAGAACCTTTTATTTGCCCCAAAATATATCAACCAGTGTGTGGTTCGGATGGTATTACTTATTTAAGCGAATGTTTTCTAAATAGAGCCAATAAAGAAAATGTTAACACGACTCGGAATCCTGTAACGATTCAGAGTCAAGGTGAATGTGTAGCTCCGTGCATTTGTCCGCTATATTTCGTCTACCAACCCGTATGTGGCAGTGATGGTAAAACATACTCTAGTGTGTGCGAGTTAAACTGTGAAAATTTGGCTCGTGAAAGAAGCTATCAACCACTTCTTACCGTATCGAGTGAAGGTGAATGCCCTGCCAGTTGCTTCTGTCCAGACATTTATCAACCCATATGCGGTACTGATGGTAGAACATACCCAAGTTTATGTCATTTGGGATGTACAAACAGAGATAGGAAAATACAACGAAAACCTCTTATTAAGAGACGAAGTGACGGAGAGTGCCCTGAAGTGTGTAATTGTTCCACCGTAATTAGCCCGGTTTGTGGAAGTGATGGCGAAACCTATGCAAACCTCTGTGTATTGGGCTGTGAAAGCAAGAAACGTGAGCGTAACGGACAAACTCCTCTTACAGTTTTTAGTTATGAAGAGTGCGAGGTCCCTTGTTTCTGCTTAGAAGTATATCAGCCAGTTTGTGGGAGCGATAACAACACATACTCCAACGAGTGTGAACTTGGATGTGAAAATGATAGAAGGGTCAGATCCGGATTAGAGCCACTTAAACAAGTCAATGAAGGGGAGTGTGTTTTAAGCATTTGCTATCTGATTTATTCTCCAGTGTGTGGCACTGATAATGTGACATATTCCAACGATTGTTTCCTCAACATCGCCAGCCGACAAAATGTTATAAATGGTCTTGATCCGATCAGTATCAAGAGCCAAGGTGAATGCCGCGATGACACGTGCTCATGCACTGCTGTGTACCAACCAGTATGTGGAAGCGATGGGAATACCTATCCTAACGAATGCGAACTCCAATGCGAAAACCAAAAGCGGTTCGAGAATGGACTAGATCCTCTAAATGTAACTAATGGTGAGTGTAATCCGTGCATTTGTCCTCTCATACTTTTACCCGTTTGTGGTACAGACGGTATAACATATCCTAATGAATGCAGCCTTAACTGCGTaaatgaagaaaataaaagGATTGGACAGAAAGAATCCAATATCTCAGAAATATGCATAGCCTATGACGGAGAGTGTCGTGATCCTGCTGATTGTTTTTGTGAAGCTATTTACGATCCAATATGCGGAAGTGACGGCATAACTTATCCAAACAAATGCACATTTGATTGCAAAAATCAAGAATACAGGAAAActaaaaaacaacaaataacaatgGAACATGAAGGCGAATGCGGAAAACCTTGCGCTTAG
- the LOC123866495 gene encoding trypsin alpha-like translates to MYIVYKIIITIVIVFGEKIQESVAAQSVVEVDYSELVVEAEMQKHNILKFLNETRVQQKYKTLFKNLLDKLLENTKSIRRGSTRRIVSGVNTSIAAVPWQVSLREKTYPICGGSVITAFWILTAAHCLLRPKASELSVRLGSSWKTHGGEMYDVKESYVHPKYVRNTKVNDVGLVKLYSPLRFSARVLPIRMVARETRLPADQAAIVSGWGKLREEGPSATFLQSSTIKTIAMKLCLNSGLDRNSIDPASMFCAGSFIQPSPDACQGDSGGPIVSEGVLIGVVSWGLGCARGNFPGVYTRLAYPVIWDWVHAHVARGHDANTAL, encoded by the exons atgtatatagtctataaaataattattacaatagtTATTGTGTTCGGAGAAAAAATTCAAGAGTCAGTCGCAGCTCAGTCTGTGGTAGAGGTGGACTATTCAGAGTTGGTGGTGGAAGCAGAGATGCAGAAACACAATATACTGAAGTTTCTGAACGAGACCCGCGTGCAACAGAAGTATAAGACGTTATTTAAGAACTTACTGGATAAGTTATTAG AAAATACCAAATCAATCCGAAGAG GATCAACTCGTCGCATTGTATCCGGAGTGAACACCTCCATAGCCGCGGTACCCTGGCAGGTCTCTCTGCGGGAGAAGACCTACCCCATTTGTGGTGGATCAGTCATCACTGCTTTTTGGATCCTTACTGCTGCTCACTGTCTCTTACG GCCCAAAGCAAGCGAGCTGAGCGTCCGCCTCGGCTCCTCGTGGAAGACGCACGGAGGTGAGATGTATGACGTCAAGGAATCCTACGTGCACCCGAAGTACGTGAGGAACACCAAAGTGAATGATGTCGGGCTGGTCAAGCTGTACTCTCCCCTGCGCTTCTCTGCGAGGGTGCTGCCGATCAGGATGGTGGCGAGGGAGACCCGTCTACCAGCTGACCAGGCTGCTATTGTGTCTGGATGGGGTAAACTAAGA GAGGAAGGACCGAGTGCCACGTTCCTTCAGTCCTCAACGATTAAGACCATCGCGATGAAGCTTTGCCTCAATTCGGGCCTGGATAGAAACTCCATTGATCCTGCATCCATGTTTTGTGCTGGCTCCTTCATCCAGCCGTCGCCTGATGCTTGTCAG GGTGACAGCGGAGGTCCGATAGTGAGCGAGGGCGTGCTCATCGGCGTGGTGTCGTGGGGCCTCGGCTGCGCGCGCGGCAACTTCCCCGGCGTGTACACGCGCCTCGCCTATCCTGTCATCTGGGACTGGGTGCACGCGCACGTCGCGCGCGGGCACGACGCCAACACCGCACTGTGA
- the LOC123866283 gene encoding serine protease inhibitor dipetalogastin-like: MQILNIGTLALTLFQAAQIGCYDFMVKKPVKYNQPFVCPCEYNFDPVCGSDGVTYTNRCLLECYSNNGDKTGQPPVTECTDGVTCSDCVCQSIHLPVCSMSGQTYPNECELSCENHRRAQGKRPLEYLAYRAACLGPPGECSTIASPVCGSDNIQYRNLCELNCANGNAKTKGLPPIEFKNVGACLDACQCPDMQYPVCGSDGIQYDNLCEIACQNRQQNCSLSGPVMPAPTKTCQPCICSAEYNPVCGSDRTYGELEARTFSSPCELNCEAKRTNNPNLRVIGFGECPSCFCTGQYLPVCGTDCQTYTNECELRCANNRRPKSDPAISMFHSGPCQVEDCDCSHCDTEYMPVCGSDDLTYWNLCWLNCNSDCSKKQSGKQIYMAKRGSCSL; encoded by the exons ATGCAGATACTTAATATAG GAACCCTTGCATTAACATTATTCCAAGCTGCACAGATAGGATGCTACGACTTCATGGTTAAAAAACCAGTTAAATATAACCAGCCGTTCGTGTGTCCCTGTGAGTATAACTTCGATCCCGTCTGCGGCTCTGACGGGGTCACATACACCAACCGATGTTTGCTCGAATGCTACAGCAACAACGGCGACAAGACGGGCCAACCGCCAGTCACCGAGTGCACTGACGGCGTCACGTGCAGCGATTGTGTTTGCCAATCGATACACCTCCCAGTGTGCAGCATGAGCGGTCAAACGTACCCTAACGAATGCGAGTTGTCATGTGAGAACCACAGACGCGCGCAGGGGAAACGACCGCTCGAATACCTCGCGTACAGAGCCGCTTGCCTCGGCCCTCCCGGCGAGTGCTCGACCATCGCATCCCCCGTATGCGGCTCCGATAACATCCAGTATAGAAACCTTTGCGAACTCAACTGCGCTAACGGCAACGCCAAAACTAAAGGTCTACCTCCGATCGAGTTCAAGAACGTAGGAGCCTGTCTAGATGCATGCCAGTGCCCCGATATGCAGTACCCCGTTTGTGGAAGCGACGGCATCCAATATGATAACCTCTGTGAAATCGCGTGTCAAAATAGACAGCAGAATTGCTCTTTAAGTGGTCCTGTCATGCCTGCACCTACCAAAACATGTCAACCGTGTATATGCTCAGCGGAATATAACCCCGTGTGTGGAAGTGACCGAACTTATGGCGAGCTAGAGGCGAGAACTTTCTCGAGTCCGTGCGAGCTTAACTGTGAGGCTAAAAGAACCAACAACCCGAATTTGAGGGTCATAGGTTTCGGTGAATGTCCGTCGTGTTTCTGCACGGGACAGTACCTGCCGGTTTGTGGCACTGACTGTCAAACTTATACAAACGAGTGTGAGCTGAGATGCGCCAACAACCGTCGGCCGAAGAGTGACCCGGCGATAAGCATGTTCCACTCCGGTCCGTGCCAGGTGGAGGACTGCGACTGCAGTCACTGCGACACGGAGTACATGCCGGTGTGCGGCAGCGACGACCTCACCTACTGGAACTTGTGCTGGTTGAACTGCAACAGCGACTGCAGCAAGAAACAGAGTGGCAAACAAATATACATGGCTAAAAGAGGGTCATGTTCTCTCTGA